The Mesobacillus jeotgali genome window below encodes:
- a CDS encoding YokU family protein encodes MGKCEWCSSENTKAVSDKVYWELPDGTQAIQIDETPAVHCLDCQMTYQTDLITKEIEDQLFLIDTKKLGKVVTFEELMAQPRLLKRNYFDFSS; translated from the coding sequence ATGGGAAAATGCGAGTGGTGCAGCAGTGAAAATACCAAAGCTGTAAGTGACAAAGTCTATTGGGAACTTCCGGACGGAACACAAGCGATCCAGATTGATGAAACACCGGCTGTCCATTGCCTAGACTGCCAAATGACATACCAGACCGATTTGATCACGAAGGAAATCGAAGACCAATTATTTTTAATCGATACGAAAAAACTCGGCAAAGTAGTCACCTTTGAAGAATTGATGGCCCAGCCAAGATTGTTGAAGCGGAATTACTTTGACTTTTCATCCTGA
- a CDS encoding YozE family protein, with protein MYKSFYHFLMKYRTTKPSDAISRFANSAYDDLAFPKNSEDYDEISSYLEMNGQYPESMAVFDEAWEEYLIAES; from the coding sequence ATGTATAAAAGCTTTTACCACTTTCTTATGAAGTACCGGACCACAAAACCAAGTGATGCGATTAGCAGGTTTGCAAATTCGGCATACGATGATCTCGCGTTCCCAAAAAACTCTGAGGATTATGATGAAATTAGCTCATATCTAGAAATGAACGGCCAATATCCGGAAAGTATGGCCGTTTTTGACGAAGCTTGGGAGGAATATTTGATAGCAGAAAGCTAA
- a CDS encoding YozD family protein has translation MKEIEVVIDTEEIAEFFFHELVKRGYVPTEEELEEMADITFEYLIEKCIIDEEEDID, from the coding sequence GTGAAAGAGATTGAGGTTGTTATCGATACAGAGGAGATTGCTGAATTTTTCTTTCATGAACTTGTAAAAAGGGGATACGTTCCCACAGAGGAAGAACTTGAAGAGATGGCAGATATCACATTTGAATATCTGATCGAAAAATGTATCATCGATGAAGAAGAAGATATAGACTAG